A region from the Pelobates fuscus isolate aPelFus1 chromosome 1, aPelFus1.pri, whole genome shotgun sequence genome encodes:
- the LOC134576092 gene encoding thiol S-methyltransferase TMT1A-like, producing the protein MSLVILILQLALFILVLPIILLNFIGIWDRIVKKIFPFFMAHFTETYNKSMDGIKKDLFSNLSDFENDLKEINLLEIGCGTGANFKFYPNGCKITCLDLNPNFQSFLSKSQAESNHLKFEDFVVASADNMSPVPDASMDVVVCTLLVCSIPNTPKILDEVWRVLKPVSFSFFVPIYLIICFYTSNLQR; encoded by the coding sequence ATGTCTCTAGTCATACTGATCCTACAACTGGCCCTATTCATCTTAGTGCTGCCAATTATTCTCCTGAACTTCATAGGAATATGGGATAGGATTGTGAAgaaaatatttcctttttttatggcCCATTTCACAGAAACATATAACAAATCTATGGACGGTATTAAAAAGGATCTCTTCAGCAACCTTTCTGACTTTGAAAATGATTTGAAGGAGATCAATCTGCTAGAAATTGGCTGCGGCACAGGAGCCAACTTCAAATTCTACCCAAATGGCTGCAAAATAACCTGCCTCGACCTGAATCCAAATTTCCAATCATTTTTGAGCAAAAGCCAAGCAGAAAGTAACCATCTGAAGTTTGAAGATTTTGTGGTGGCTTCTGCAGACAACATGAGCCCAGTGCCCGATGCCTCTATGGATGTGGTGGTCTGCACCCTGTTAGTGTGTTCAATACCAAACACACCAAAGATCCTGGATGAGGTGTGGAGAGTACTCAAGCCTGTAAGTTTTAGCTTCTTTGTTcctatttatttaattatctGTTTTTatacatcaaatttacaaagatgA